The window CTGGTTGTTTAAAACAAGGACATGACATCCTGCTAATAAGGAGGATAGGGGTTGACTACGTGTGGAAACCGGGGCAAGGGTTCGTGTCCAAGGTAACCGTATTCTCAGGTTTTGCagcaaaaaaggaaagaaaaggtaCGTGGTAGGATGGGATGAATATACGGATGAATCTGAGGGATGGGGATTCTCTCCCTCCATTTTTGCCTTCCCTCCCTGCCCTTTCTGTCCAAACCAAGTAACGCACTGTGAATAGtccttacaagttataattTAGACGAGATTCAACATTTTAGACCACAAAACACTCGATTTCCATTCCGGTTGTCCCTCCTTCCTTTcacagttgttttttttttctctctctctctttaaagATGATAAAATAAGATGAAATTTTGAACCTTCAAACATGAAGGGAGGGAtgggaggaagaaaaagaggagAGCCTTGTCCAAATTTGAGACTTGGATTGGGAAAATTAATTCATTCAGTCAATCTTTTGATGATCTAGTGGTGAGCAAGTTATATAAAAAGGGATTTATAGCTTTATAATCCAATAGTACAATATTATGTGTTAAATTTCTTTACATATATtattgttttgttaaaactggACACCACGCTAGTGGATAAATGAAGGTGTTCGACTTAATAACATAGACGGAGAATGAATGAGTATGTTTTTAGTACTCTGTTATCAACTCTTGATATAAAATCTAAAATGTATAACTATATACTCTTTGACCATATTGTGACTCGAATAAAAGCTGTGTTAATTtatctagaaaataaaaaatgaggcGCCTATATCAAAACTCCGCTAATTAAAATCAACCATTTAAAAATCTTTTATTTCATGCCATTTAGTACTAGGATCTAGTAGTATTTctattcacttgtaagtgagaggtcttaggttcgattttcgtcaaaggcgaatttgaactacaatATTACTAGCATGTTTTGAGGTTTAGCCCACTTCCTCATctctttagtatagataatatcgtttgatataaaaaaaatgtttcaatgaaaaaaatacttaataaaCTACCGTACAATCGACAATTTATAGTGAAATCCAAACTTAAATATTAAGAGAACAAAAATTCCAatctcaattaaaaaaaaaccacatcAACTAATCGCAATCATAGGGAACAATGCAAGTAAAAAATCCTTAAATAAGCATGTGATGTGTCTAACAACATAAGTAAAGCCTCACAAGTTGAGATTTGACTTAGATTTATGTAAGCATTatcattaattaaataaatcaccATTAAATTAACCAAATCGGTGGATGGCTTTGAGTTTGGGAAATCTACTGGCAGTTTAATTAACTTGCTTACAAAAGGTATAACAATAGAGGATGAGATAGAGAAGAGGTTATGACTGGTTTTAAAACAGGGACATCCTGCTAATAAGGATAACGGTTAGTCTACGGCTTCATTTGGTGGGTTGGATTAGATACGTTGTGATCAATTAAAATGTATTAAGTTTAGtttattgtttattttgttaaaatatGAGGTGAGCAAGACTGAACATGACGGGTTCAAGCCCCTACTTgctcatattttttaattacaattCCTTTTCAGCTATGCTTTCATATTGGGCATGTGTGGAGTAACCATTCTGGCACTTTTTAGCGACactatttttttcttgtttatatGTAGATAATTTTTTTCGTTATAAAAGATAACTTTTgctaataaatatataattcggaatataataaaaaattaaaatcctaaAAAAGTTTGAAGATATAATCTTTaatctttaatttttaagtcACTATTTATAGGTCatctaattttcatttcatttgaaAACCATTTAGTCTTTCATAtatcaaaaagaaaattatagtGCAGCTTTCGTCACACCCCTAAAGTACCCCTCCCACCTATGATCACAATTAGATTAatttggtttaattgtttaaaaACACGAATCTTGAAATTTTAACTAatctcatgacaatcatacgaGAAGGAGAGTGAACGATTCAATAAATCGGTATACATAGGAACTGGTAATTCCGTTTGTCTTGAAAGGAGCCTTGTTCAGCGGATGAAAATCCTAGAGATTCATACTTTttatccgtttatcgtacatcatgcgatcAAAATTTATTAGttattgtttgtgtttaattttatataaaaaaattcaaaataatttacagTGAGCACATAAAATGTAAGAATCTCTagaattctcacaaagaggagTCGAATAAGATCCAAATCCTTGTTCGGCAGGTGCGCAGCAAGTATTCTATgaatgaaaaacataagttaGTAAGCCCCCCACCCATTGTATTCCACAAAGTAGAAACTCCCTGTCATTCGTTTTCAAATGAAGGTCGGTAATCCGTCAGTTGTGAATATTCTAAAAACATATAAGTTGCAGCCATTGCTGAGGTGGATGTGCCGGCAATTCACACGTAATTGAGTTTTGACACATGGTGCCACATGGTCTCGCTGGATTGGACCGTAAGATCAATCGCTTATTGCAACATGGTGCCACATGGTCTGCCGAGAATAATATATTTCACGCATACACACGTGGTTAGCGGTTGGAACTCATTTTCCTTGTGCCCAAAAGGGACAACTAATGGCACCACGATTATCCACTTTTTTTCGAACGCTGAGAGATTATGAGTAATTTTACCTGTTCGTAATCATAATCAAGCAAACTCATTAGTTTAGAGTATCGAACCCGAAATATCGCACAGTCAAACAAATTCaccaattaattattaaatagaAAGAAAATCGAAAGAAATGACACTCGCAGTATAGTGTATAAGTATAACTGCTTTTAGCGATGGAGCTACAATTTCACATTAAGGATGAGATAAAGCAACAAGAAAAGCCCATGGAAATGTTAAAGCTTTCGGCAAGCATCAAGTTTCACACGTTGTTTTTGCCGGCCCAACGAAAAAACGCACATGTTTTCATGTCGTTttcacatttatttattttatattacgcACATTGGTTTAGAGTTCAGTCATTTTAATGGCCAACAACGACACTCATTGTTTaaaagagagttttaacgaaaagtccacgatattatttattttaacgaaaaatcacatttttatattaaaatgtcaaacttggtactatttattttaccctttattttgtccttatcattaaaactcaaaattttcaaactattttcattagtttttgtttgtttataattGTAAATTTCAAAATCTTTTTCCCATGACAATTGACAAATGATGGTACTTATACTTAACTTTGGCAGATGATTATCATAATTAGGATATAGAAAGGGAAGGAAGTTACGCTTCCATTATATAAATAATTAGCAatagaaaaaatagtttaattTACTTGTAAGCATAAGTAAGGTTCTTCCTTTTATTAAAGTGGGACAcgtgaattttcaagcctaacttGCGAACAATACAAACGAAGTGACTAATGAACATGTGTGGTCGTTGGACTTCATAACCTACCTTGATTTCAAGAAGGAGttgaggttctaccataaaaccaattaataATATGAAGAACAACTCAACTTACCATATGGGAATTATACAAAGTCTCCTCTAATCGGAAGATCAAAGTTGAACCGAAAAGTGTAAACACTATTATGACTAGCTGACCTAACACTTGTATGCTAACATGAAAAGAAATCTAATCAATAAACACATAAATACACTCTTAAAACTAGAAGACATTTGAATCCCAAGGTTTTCACCTCATGTTTGGTTTTGTGCTTTGACCAGCCACATAAGCTCTCGTGATAAAACCTTAAGTTATACTAGATGTTCATGGCATACGATGcaatttgaattgaaatgatgaatttgGCCATTTCATGTGATAGTTACGTGAGTTTGTTTAACAGAAGATTGACGGAAGTTTGTGTTTAAACCTCAATTGCTAACAAACCTTATCACAagaatttaatttataattttttcacCACAAGAGCAACATTGAAAATAACGTGTCACCGCACGGACCACCAAAAAAATTTGGCCCAAGCTAAATATGTGTGTATCTTTGTTGGTTTTCAGTGCTTTCAATGTGTCCAATTTAGAGCCATTATCTTCTCCCATTTCTCATTTCTTTATTGCTCAACATTGGTTTAGGTATTCTGATGGGCAACGCCCTTTGATATTTTCCAATTGTCACATTGGGTTTTTCATTGTTTATACATTATTTTCCATTGTTTTTCTCATGTTAACAAAGTATGATACATGATTATCCTGATATgggctgatttggtattgctgtgctttgaaaaaaagctgttgtgagaataagcggctatgaaataaatcaacagaGTGTTTGgaaaacttttttgtaaaagtgcttttggaagaaaaaaaacagtctgatagtgagtcttttcattaaaggagcattgtagctccgtgtgctttgaaaaaagccaattttccaaagctgcaaatagtagcttcagcttttttctttgatttcaacttattctcacagcagcttccaaaataagccctttttttttagtttaccaaacacctaaaaccctcacatctttttttcatgggtgctttttttttaagcacctcactcccaaaccacccctaagatatgaaaaacattttaatcactaAACAAACAAGTCCACATGCTTAAGATTAAATTTTGAGCTCGTTATTCGTTAACAACATTCGTCTTGTGAAATCGCGGTCCAATTCGATTCCCCGATccttcaataaataaataaatggtcAGTATTAGAACTCTTATAATGTGATTTTTCAAAACTGGACTCATTTTGTAACTTGTTCAAATAATAGAAATGTATAGGACACGTAAAGGCGAAGTTATCCTTTACTCGTCGACACTTAATCTCTATATTGTCAATCTTCAGTCATTATGCCATCATTATTTCGTTAATATTTCGTCAATCATCTTTTCACTtccaaaaaacttgaaaattgttctaTTTCATCAACATTTAAGCCGCATATGGCCAGCCCAGCAATCCTTTAGCTTGAAATCTTTTACACGATTCTATTTAGTCCACTATTGGAGAtggatttttttgtaaaaaaaaataaaaagatataaTAAGCCCCTTGGCTCTCGATTGAAGATGGCCAAAGAGTTTCAATGGTAAGATAATCACAAATGTTGGATACAAGAATCTCAAatcatattattttttgtgCTTTGTTCATCTACAAATATATAAATTGTAATAGTAAAAACTAGAGTAACAACAATTAACAACTCTATCGTTTTCGGTTTCCAATGCTTTCGAAGTGTCCAAATTTAGAGCCCTTTTGCTAAACAAATGAACTAGCTAGTCTTAGAGTCTAGAGGTCAGGACCTTCCTAAGCTCCCTTCTTAGGATCTTCCCAGCTGCAGACTTTGGAATCGAATCTGTGAAAACCACCTTCCTCACCTTCTTGTATGGAGCaacttgtgcagccacaaaatCCATCACGTTATCCTCCAAAATTCGACTTCCGTGCTTCCTCACCACAAATGCCACTGGTATCTCTCCACTTTCCTCATCCACCACACCTGCCACTGCAACATCAAGTATCTCAGGATGGTTGATCAGCACGCCTTCTAAATCCGCCGGTGCAATCTGAAACCCCTTGTATTTGATCGCGTCTTTAAGCCGGTCTTGTAGGTATAAGTATCCGTCTTCGTCAAAGTACACAATGTCCCCTGTGTGCAGCCAACCCTCTTCATCAATTGTCGACATTGTTGCGTCGGCATTGTTCAAGTATCCATTCATGATCCCTGGCCCGCGCAGCCACAGCTCACCGCTGCTTGTGGGAGGCAGAGGGGATCCTGTTTTCCAATCCACCACTTTGGCCTGCATGTTTGGAGCTAAAAGCCCGATTGAAGAGGGTTTTTTAAGGCTTTCGGTGTTGAAACCGCGAGTTCCTACTGCCGTGGTCTCAGTCATTCCATAACCCTGAATCAAATCGACATGAGGAAGAGTCCGAACAAAGTCCTCTATCGATTTCGCGCTCAAAGGGGCTGCTCCGGATGAAACCTGCTTCAAACTCTTGAGGCTTTGTTTGGCCAAACCATCCTTAGCTTTTGCTGTCAATGCTGTTAAAATCGGCGGAACAACCGGAAAGTGTGTAACTTTGTACTTCTCAATTGCTTTCACCACCTCACTGACATCAAATTTCTTCATCACAACAATTCTTGATCCTAAAGAAAACAACCCCATCACGAAGAGCAACAACCCATAAATATGAAACAACGGCAGAACATCCAAGTACACATCGCTCAAACTCGAACCCTCGTACTGTGAAGCCTCAAACCGCACGAAAAGCTCCACTGCAGCTATGAAATTCCTGTGTGTGATCACAACACCTTTGCTCGCACCAGTAGTCCCGGAAGAGTACATTATCGCCGCGGTGTCTTGCTGCCTAATCACTGGTCTTGGAGCCAAACCAACATTACCATTAACAAGCTTATAAAAAACCGAAAAAGCCTCATTCTTCGAATCCAAAACTGCATTTTCCGGAACCAAAACTGCAGGAACACCCAATGCTTGTAGTTTACCAACATATTCAAGTCCAGTAAAGGCATGACACGCTTTCGAATCGCCAACCTGTTTCTTGATTTCCTCCACACTGCTGAGAGGATTCATCGTCGTGACAATTGCACCAGCGTACAAAACTCCCAAGAAAACAATGGGATAATAAATGGAATTCGGCAAAAGGAACAGAACAACGTCACCTTGTGAAATCCCCATTTGCCGGAGGCCGGAGgcaaatgatttgacaaaagagTAGAGCTGGGAGTAAGAAAGTGAGGACCCAGATGAGGAATCAATGAGGGCAGGTGAAACCCCGGTATGCTGGTGTGAGAAGATGAAGGTGACAACATCCAGAAAATGGTTTGTGGGGAGGGTAATTTCTGGGTGTTTACTGCAATAAATTCCGGTTTCTGGT is drawn from Malus domestica chromosome 14, GDT2T_hap1 and contains these coding sequences:
- the LOC103444452 gene encoding 4-coumarate--CoA ligase-like 6 → MAMTTLTKKFNNHISQKQSTQDGTPDHKYPWWFSPETGIYCSKHPEITLPTNHFLDVVTFIFSHQHTGVSPALIDSSSGSSLSYSQLYSFVKSFASGLRQMGISQGDVVLFLLPNSIYYPIVFLGVLYAGAIVTTMNPLSSVEEIKKQVGDSKACHAFTGLEYVGKLQALGVPAVLVPENAVLDSKNEAFSVFYKLVNGNVGLAPRPVIRQQDTAAIMYSSGTTGASKGVVITHRNFIAAVELFVRFEASQYEGSSLSDVYLDVLPLFHIYGLLLFVMGLFSLGSRIVVMKKFDVSEVVKAIEKYKVTHFPVVPPILTALTAKAKDGLAKQSLKSLKQVSSGAAPLSAKSIEDFVRTLPHVDLIQGYGMTETTAVGTRGFNTESLKKPSSIGLLAPNMQAKVVDWKTGSPLPPTSSGELWLRGPGIMNGYLNNADATMSTIDEEGWLHTGDIVYFDEDGYLYLQDRLKDAIKYKGFQIAPADLEGVLINHPEILDVAVAGVVDEESGEIPVAFVVRKHGSRILEDNVMDFVAAQVAPYKKVRKVVFTDSIPKSAAGKILRRELRKVLTSRL